A window of Fictibacillus halophilus contains these coding sequences:
- a CDS encoding ABC transporter ATP-binding protein, with translation MSQTPALEVENLTKKIKGKQIIKGVSFTLVPGEVFGFLGPNGAGKTTTIRMIVGLISPTSGTIKIGGKNVRTEFTEAMRHLGCIVENPELYPYLTGWENLVHFQKMDSSIPKTRLNEVIELVGLQNRIHDRVSTYSLGMRQRLGIAQALLGKPKVLILDEPTNGLDPAGIREMREFIRQLARDENLSVLVSSHLLSEIQLMCDRVAIISKGTVLRTDSVDNLLAEQERVIWRAEPLPLAKEILSLETEVTEGPDDTLITLYNEPLLPEWNEKLVKAGVRVKEMRTQLPSLEDLFLEVTGGESID, from the coding sequence ATGAGTCAAACACCCGCATTAGAAGTAGAGAATCTAACTAAGAAAATCAAAGGCAAGCAGATTATAAAAGGTGTGTCCTTTACACTTGTTCCAGGAGAAGTCTTTGGTTTTCTTGGGCCGAACGGTGCTGGGAAAACGACAACGATACGAATGATCGTCGGTTTGATCTCTCCCACTTCTGGAACGATTAAAATCGGAGGTAAGAATGTAAGAACTGAATTTACCGAAGCGATGAGACATCTCGGCTGTATTGTTGAAAATCCTGAACTGTACCCGTATTTAACAGGTTGGGAAAATCTTGTACACTTTCAAAAAATGGATTCTTCCATTCCTAAGACGAGATTGAATGAAGTAATTGAACTCGTCGGATTACAAAATCGGATTCACGATCGTGTGAGTACCTATTCACTCGGTATGAGACAGCGTTTAGGAATTGCTCAAGCTCTTTTAGGAAAACCGAAAGTACTTATATTGGACGAGCCGACAAACGGACTAGATCCTGCAGGTATTCGCGAGATGCGTGAATTCATAAGGCAGTTAGCAAGAGATGAAAACTTAAGCGTTCTTGTATCCTCTCATTTGTTAAGTGAAATTCAGCTTATGTGTGATCGAGTTGCGATCATATCAAAAGGAACGGTATTACGCACAGACTCTGTTGATAACCTATTGGCTGAGCAGGAACGTGTGATTTGGCGTGCTGAACCTCTTCCACTTGCTAAAGAGATTCTTTCTCTGGAAACAGAAGTTACAGAAGGTCCTGATGATACATTAATCACTTTGTATAACGAGCCACTGCTGCCAGAATGGAACGAAAAGCTCGTAAAAGCTGGCGTGAGGGTAAAAGAAATGAGAACTCAGCTTCCTTCTTTAGAAGATCTGTTCTTAGAAGTAACAGGAGGCGAAAGTATTGATTAA
- a CDS encoding SGNH/GDSL hydrolase family protein, translated as MRKYTLTIVSIVSIAATLLWLFGLGWTLQDQLSANEKVMQLKEKTESTSTKKQDGTLTIFALGDSLTRGTGDADGKGYTGYLTERLKEKTDQDINLLNTAIKGETSRGLLKQLQQSEIKRQAKQADVIVMTIGGNDLFQQGAALENLDTNAINGKRQIYLSNVKKIYTQLRELNPEAVIYHVGLYNPFSNMPDSKTTSSIVRDWNFQSAETAAGFENIVYVPTFDLFQLQVENYLYTDQFHPNTEGYQLIAERVASLINFEQKEKES; from the coding sequence TTGAGAAAATATACCTTAACGATCGTTTCGATTGTCTCTATTGCAGCTACGCTTTTATGGCTGTTTGGCTTAGGCTGGACGTTACAAGATCAGCTCTCAGCTAATGAAAAAGTTATGCAGCTCAAAGAAAAAACAGAATCCACTTCAACCAAAAAACAAGACGGAACACTTACGATCTTTGCATTAGGGGATTCTTTAACTCGTGGAACTGGTGACGCTGATGGAAAAGGTTATACCGGCTATCTAACTGAGCGCTTAAAAGAAAAAACAGATCAAGATATTAATCTGCTTAACACTGCTATTAAAGGAGAAACATCTAGAGGTCTTCTTAAGCAGCTTCAACAAAGCGAGATCAAGCGTCAAGCCAAACAAGCAGATGTTATCGTGATGACGATTGGCGGGAATGACCTTTTTCAGCAAGGCGCAGCACTTGAGAACTTAGACACTAATGCGATTAACGGTAAAAGACAGATCTATTTAAGCAATGTAAAAAAAATCTATACTCAGCTTAGAGAACTGAATCCGGAGGCTGTCATCTATCATGTCGGATTGTACAACCCTTTTAGCAATATGCCTGATTCAAAAACGACTTCTTCCATCGTTAGAGACTGGAACTTTCAGTCTGCTGAAACAGCAGCTGGGTTTGAAAACATCGTATATGTACCTACTTTTGATCTCTTTCAGCTTCAAGTAGAAAACTATTTATATACCGATCAATTTCATCCTAACACGGAAGGTTACCAGCTGATTGCAGAACGTGTAGCCTCACTGATCAACTTTGAACAGAAGGAGAAGGAATCATGA
- a CDS encoding DUF418 domain-containing protein, protein MNWKPVGDQERIQSLDIMRGIAVFGILLVNMKSFSGPDSPIRALSYEYFDEPYNVWTNVLLEFFVQGNFITMFSFLFGFGIVLMAERAKAKNTRFVPVFLRRQFVLLLFGILHVLFFWYGDILIMYAIVGLLMLIFYRLNKKFLITFGFALITVYSLFMTTLTYDYWSSGAAITYQSTQNELNEQEIVQSIEVYSDGTYLEIMKERIHEWGDLNRYFLFFIAGLLPMFSFGAYAAKKRTFTNRGLWKIWLLTLILGPGSKLLAVIFFPFKGEDWRYETAMSWGYEFGGAMMSIFYICSIVLLYRSGKCKRLFNYFQFTGRMAFTNYLTQSIIATTFFYSYGFGLYGEFGPLVGVIFACVIFSIQVLFSKWWMHRYYMGPLEWVWRSLTYGRKQRLKRHKLSNG, encoded by the coding sequence ATGAATTGGAAGCCAGTCGGAGATCAAGAACGGATTCAATCGTTAGATATTATGCGCGGTATAGCCGTTTTTGGCATTTTACTTGTAAATATGAAGTCATTTTCAGGACCTGATTCACCAATCCGTGCGTTAAGTTATGAGTATTTTGACGAGCCGTATAACGTTTGGACAAATGTGCTGTTAGAGTTTTTTGTCCAAGGAAACTTTATAACGATGTTTTCCTTTTTATTTGGGTTTGGTATCGTTTTGATGGCAGAAAGAGCAAAAGCCAAAAATACCAGGTTTGTTCCTGTTTTTCTAAGACGACAGTTTGTTCTACTTCTATTTGGAATCTTACATGTTCTGTTTTTTTGGTACGGTGATATTTTAATTATGTACGCAATCGTAGGATTGCTCATGTTAATCTTCTATCGTTTAAATAAGAAATTTCTCATTACATTTGGATTTGCCCTGATAACGGTTTACAGTTTATTTATGACAACCTTGACGTATGATTATTGGAGTAGTGGCGCAGCGATAACCTATCAGAGTACACAAAATGAGCTCAATGAACAAGAAATCGTTCAATCCATTGAAGTGTATAGCGATGGTACATATCTTGAGATCATGAAGGAAAGAATTCATGAATGGGGAGATTTGAACCGTTACTTTCTCTTTTTTATAGCGGGACTTTTGCCGATGTTTTCATTCGGTGCCTATGCAGCTAAGAAAAGAACATTCACGAACAGAGGCTTATGGAAAATTTGGCTGTTAACATTGATTCTTGGTCCCGGCAGTAAATTACTCGCTGTTATCTTCTTTCCTTTTAAAGGGGAAGATTGGCGCTATGAAACTGCGATGTCATGGGGATACGAATTTGGGGGTGCGATGATGAGCATCTTCTATATTTGCAGCATCGTTCTTCTTTATCGAAGTGGAAAATGTAAACGTTTGTTTAACTACTTTCAATTTACAGGGCGGATGGCTTTTACCAATTACTTAACTCAATCGATAATTGCAACAACGTTCTTCTATAGTTATGGATTTGGTCTGTACGGTGAATTCGGACCATTGGTTGGTGTCATCTTTGCTTGTGTTATTTTTTCTATCCAAGTTCTATTTTCAAAGTGGTGGATGCATAGGTATTACATGGGACCGCTTGAATGGGTGTGGCGTTCTCTGACATATGGTCGAAAACAGCGATTAAAAAGACACAAATTAAGCAATGGTTAA
- a CDS encoding ArsR/SmtB family transcription factor, with protein sequence MSDQQNKYEHLDEETLFIVSQTFKALSDPTRIRILHLLGERECNVSEIAEELSLMQSTVSHQLRFLKNLRLVKFRRAGTTLFYSIDDEHVMTLLHQSIHHARHD encoded by the coding sequence ATGTCTGACCAACAAAACAAATACGAACACCTCGATGAGGAAACACTATTCATCGTATCTCAAACATTTAAAGCACTTTCGGACCCAACCCGAATTCGAATTTTGCATCTTTTAGGGGAGAGAGAATGCAATGTTTCTGAAATTGCTGAAGAACTGTCACTTATGCAATCAACAGTATCCCATCAGTTACGCTTTTTGAAAAACTTAAGACTCGTAAAATTCAGGCGCGCTGGAACAACACTATTTTACTCAATAGATGACGAGCATGTGATGACCCTTCTGCATCAATCTATACACCATGCGAGACACGACTAG
- a CDS encoding heavy metal translocating P-type ATPase — protein sequence MKEHKITGLSCGHCALKLEEQIQQLPGGERAKVQFNSSKVVLDEKMDMDKVRSILSTENVRFESDGEPTGPNWLMIGLYVSVASFIAALITEHVLNTTYVSIIFYAVATVFSGYSTFLKGLRNLTKLKFDINTLMTVALVGAVAIGEWKEAALVAILFGINELLESYGMEKARRSMESLLKVAPKEALLLRDGKTEVISIEELAVDDVVLVKTGQKIPSDGVVVYGKSSVNEAAITGESLPVEKESGETVFGGSINNEGVLHVKITKTYNQSALSKILALVQEAQESKTPTELFINRFANYYTPIIMVVSALVMLVPPFLFNDPWGEWFYQGLAVLIVGCPCALILSSPIAILSGITVNARNGILIKGGAYLEQLGKINIIAFDKTGTLTLGEPHVVAEKAFHPDFYKVAYAIESSSSHPLAKAVVARCREMGTEEVKADKITTVSGQGIKAVVDHKTYRLGNEKIIGRTESSEDVKNIIDLYKEEGNTIVLVASDTEILGVFAIADEIRKESPDIISLLHEKGIKETVMLTGDHPIVADKVAKKTGVSSFFGGLLPEDKVNKVKSLKKHGKVAMIGDGINDAPALATADLGIAMGKGTDSAIETADIVLMQDHLGKLPDAVQVSRKVNKIIKWNIGLSLGLKLLALLLTIPGWLTLWIAILSDMGATILVTLISLTVLLHNRK from the coding sequence ATGAAAGAGCATAAGATCACCGGATTATCTTGTGGCCATTGTGCATTAAAGCTTGAAGAACAGATCCAACAACTTCCTGGGGGAGAGCGAGCAAAAGTACAATTTAATTCAAGTAAAGTTGTATTAGATGAAAAAATGGACATGGATAAAGTACGTTCTATCCTTTCGACTGAAAATGTACGTTTTGAATCAGATGGAGAGCCTACAGGTCCAAATTGGTTAATGATCGGGTTGTATGTATCAGTTGCTTCCTTTATAGCAGCACTTATAACAGAACATGTGTTGAACACTACGTATGTCTCCATTATTTTTTATGCTGTTGCAACGGTTTTCTCTGGTTATTCAACGTTTTTAAAAGGTCTTCGAAACCTGACGAAGCTTAAATTTGATATTAACACTTTAATGACAGTCGCCTTAGTCGGTGCGGTAGCCATCGGAGAATGGAAAGAAGCAGCACTTGTGGCTATCCTTTTTGGAATTAATGAACTGCTTGAATCTTACGGAATGGAAAAAGCAAGACGCTCGATGGAATCCCTTTTAAAGGTAGCACCGAAAGAAGCGCTTCTGTTAAGAGACGGGAAAACAGAAGTGATCTCGATCGAAGAACTTGCAGTTGACGATGTCGTACTCGTAAAAACAGGTCAAAAGATTCCATCAGACGGCGTCGTAGTATATGGGAAAAGCTCTGTGAACGAAGCTGCGATCACGGGTGAATCGCTTCCTGTAGAAAAAGAGAGTGGAGAGACCGTATTTGGTGGAAGCATCAACAATGAAGGTGTACTTCATGTGAAAATAACGAAGACTTATAATCAGTCAGCACTTTCTAAAATACTGGCTCTTGTTCAGGAAGCACAAGAATCCAAGACACCAACGGAACTTTTCATTAATCGGTTTGCAAACTATTACACGCCGATCATTATGGTTGTTTCTGCACTTGTTATGTTAGTACCACCATTTCTGTTCAATGATCCGTGGGGTGAATGGTTCTACCAAGGACTTGCGGTATTGATCGTGGGGTGTCCTTGTGCACTTATTCTATCGTCACCGATCGCGATCCTTTCTGGGATTACAGTCAATGCAAGAAACGGGATTCTGATTAAAGGTGGAGCATACCTTGAACAGCTCGGTAAGATAAATATCATTGCTTTTGATAAAACAGGAACACTTACACTCGGAGAACCTCATGTTGTGGCGGAAAAAGCGTTTCATCCTGACTTTTACAAAGTCGCTTATGCGATTGAAAGCTCATCATCTCACCCTCTCGCTAAAGCAGTAGTTGCAAGATGCCGCGAAATGGGTACTGAAGAAGTTAAAGCGGATAAAATCACTACAGTTAGTGGCCAAGGAATTAAAGCAGTAGTCGATCATAAAACCTATAGACTAGGAAATGAAAAAATAATTGGCAGAACAGAATCGAGTGAAGACGTAAAAAATATTATCGATCTTTATAAAGAAGAGGGTAATACGATCGTTCTTGTTGCCAGTGACACGGAAATTCTCGGTGTGTTTGCTATTGCAGATGAAATTAGAAAAGAAAGTCCTGATATCATCTCTCTACTTCATGAAAAAGGAATAAAAGAAACGGTCATGCTGACTGGTGATCACCCAATTGTTGCAGATAAAGTTGCAAAAAAAACGGGGGTGTCTTCTTTCTTCGGCGGGTTGTTGCCAGAGGATAAAGTGAATAAGGTTAAATCGCTTAAGAAGCATGGAAAAGTAGCTATGATTGGCGATGGAATCAACGATGCACCCGCACTTGCTACGGCTGACCTCGGTATAGCGATGGGAAAAGGAACAGATAGTGCGATTGAAACAGCAGATATTGTACTGATGCAAGATCATTTAGGAAAACTTCCAGATGCTGTGCAGGTATCAAGGAAAGTAAATAAAATCATCAAGTGGAACATCGGATTATCCCTAGGGTTGAAGCTTCTAGCTCTCTTGCTTACGATTCCGGGGTGGCTCACACTTTGGATTGCAATCCTTTCTGACATGGGTGCTACAATACTTGTAACATTAATCAGTCTAACTGTCCTGCTTCACAATAGAAAATAA
- a CDS encoding TVP38/TMEM64 family protein, giving the protein MSETVIQFFQEYSEWAIMISLGLNILIGILGVVPSVFITAANMMFFGFWYGTILSFIGEALGAVVAFLLYRKGFKEFSREKLKGYPRVVRLLDASGKEAFILILSLRLLPFVPSGFVTFASAIGAVSAWTFVVASSLGKIPALVIEAYSVYSVTEWNTEGKIILGVAALVGIYIFVTKRRN; this is encoded by the coding sequence ATGTCAGAAACGGTTATTCAATTTTTCCAAGAGTATAGCGAATGGGCGATTATGATTTCACTAGGACTAAATATATTAATTGGGATCTTAGGTGTTGTTCCTTCCGTTTTTATAACAGCTGCAAACATGATGTTCTTTGGGTTTTGGTATGGAACGATTCTTTCATTTATTGGAGAGGCATTAGGAGCTGTGGTAGCGTTTCTTTTATATAGAAAAGGATTTAAAGAATTTTCTAGAGAGAAGCTTAAAGGGTACCCCAGGGTGGTAAGGTTGTTAGATGCAAGTGGGAAGGAAGCATTCATCCTTATCCTTTCACTGCGACTGTTGCCTTTTGTCCCATCAGGATTCGTTACGTTTGCTAGTGCGATCGGGGCTGTTTCAGCGTGGACTTTTGTTGTAGCCAGCTCATTAGGGAAGATACCAGCATTGGTGATTGAAGCATATTCGGTGTATAGCGTAACGGAATGGAATACAGAAGGGAAAATTATTTTAGGAGTTGCGGCCTTAGTGGGTATATACATTTTTGTAACAAAACGAAGAAACTAA
- a CDS encoding metal-sensing transcriptional repressor encodes MEQKTHRCESDKQDLNNRLKKIEGQVRGLQKMIEDDRYCIDVLVQISAVTAGLKRVGYQLMESHTQHCVADAIKSGDGEDSIEELMRVIKQFSKS; translated from the coding sequence ATGGAACAAAAAACACATCGCTGTGAGAGTGATAAACAAGATTTAAACAACCGTTTGAAAAAGATCGAGGGCCAAGTTCGTGGGCTACAAAAAATGATCGAAGATGATCGATATTGTATTGATGTTCTTGTTCAGATTTCAGCTGTTACAGCAGGATTAAAAAGAGTGGGTTATCAATTGATGGAAAGTCACACTCAGCATTGTGTTGCTGATGCGATTAAATCAGGTGATGGGGAAGACTCTATAGAAGAATTGATGAGAGTCATTAAACAATTCTCTAAATCTTAA
- a CDS encoding heavy metal translocating P-type ATPase, with amino-acid sequence MSEKKVNLGITGMTCSACATRIEKVLNKIEHVDVNVNLAMEKASVTFDPETVSLQEIEQRIEKLGYGVVKEKVDLDISGMTCAACSTRIEKSLNRMEGISSATVNLTNETGSIEYNPSIVSVDDVLNKIKKLGYHATTQQDRETKKTKKEEEITSKKRKLILSVILSLPLLYTMIAHMPWDFGLPMPSVLMNPWFQLLLASVVQFYIGGPFYVGAYRALRNKSANMDVLVALGTSAAFFYSVVEAIKTISNPEYMPQLYFETSAVLITLILVGKYFETLAKGRTTEAISKLLNLQAKEATVIRNGSEERISLNQVVVGDTLLIKPGEKIPVDGTVLSGNSAVDESMITGEAIPVEKTIGDFVIGATLNKNGTLRMEAKKVGKETALAGIIKIVEEAQGSKAPIQRMADYISGIFVPIVVGIALLAFMAWYLLVDPGNLPQALEVSIAILVIACPCALGLATPTSIMVGTGKGAEQGILFKGGEYLEGAQRIDAVLLDKTGTVTKGKPEVTDLKELKEGFISEVISAEKSSEHPLAEALVEYGNKQNIPFIEPESFHAIPGHGIEAVVSGKNVLVGTRKLMREKAVEYTEHEALLEAYENEGKTAMLGAVDGELVLIVAVADTVKETSKNAINTLRDQGIEVYMITGDNKRTALAIAQEVGIKEVFAEVLPEDKARIVKELQDKGKTVAMVGDGINDAPALATANIGMAIGTGTDVAIEAADVTLVGGDLNHIPKAIELSRKTMRNIRQNLFWALFYNTAGIPIAAFGLLEPWVAGAAMAFSSVSVVTNALRLKRLNLNKI; translated from the coding sequence ATGAGCGAAAAGAAAGTGAATCTAGGAATCACGGGCATGACATGCTCAGCTTGTGCAACACGTATTGAAAAAGTGTTGAATAAAATCGAACATGTCGATGTTAACGTAAACTTAGCCATGGAAAAAGCTTCAGTAACGTTTGATCCTGAAACGGTCAGTCTTCAAGAAATCGAACAAAGAATTGAGAAGCTAGGATACGGAGTAGTTAAAGAAAAAGTGGATCTTGATATCTCAGGAATGACCTGTGCAGCATGCTCTACACGTATTGAAAAAAGTTTAAATCGCATGGAAGGTATCTCTAGTGCCACTGTTAACTTAACGAATGAAACAGGATCAATAGAATATAATCCTTCGATCGTTTCGGTAGATGATGTGTTAAACAAGATAAAAAAACTTGGATATCATGCGACTACTCAACAAGATCGGGAAACCAAAAAGACAAAGAAGGAAGAAGAGATCACGTCAAAAAAAAGAAAGTTAATTCTTTCTGTCATCTTGTCTCTGCCACTTCTATACACAATGATTGCTCATATGCCTTGGGATTTTGGTTTGCCAATGCCTTCTGTTTTAATGAACCCTTGGTTTCAACTTCTTCTCGCTTCAGTTGTTCAATTTTATATTGGAGGTCCGTTTTATGTAGGGGCATATCGAGCACTTCGAAATAAGAGTGCGAACATGGATGTTCTTGTTGCACTAGGAACTTCTGCTGCGTTTTTTTATAGCGTTGTTGAAGCCATAAAAACGATCAGCAATCCAGAATATATGCCACAACTGTATTTTGAAACGAGCGCTGTTTTAATCACACTCATCTTAGTCGGAAAATATTTCGAGACTCTTGCAAAAGGTAGAACAACAGAAGCCATTTCTAAACTATTGAATCTGCAGGCAAAAGAAGCAACTGTCATTCGAAATGGAAGTGAAGAGAGGATTTCTCTAAATCAAGTGGTAGTTGGAGATACGCTGCTTATTAAACCGGGTGAAAAAATACCGGTTGATGGCACCGTGCTCTCTGGAAATTCGGCCGTTGATGAAAGTATGATTACAGGTGAGGCAATTCCTGTTGAAAAAACAATAGGTGATTTCGTTATTGGAGCTACACTCAACAAGAACGGTACACTCCGTATGGAAGCTAAAAAGGTAGGGAAAGAAACGGCTCTAGCTGGAATCATAAAGATTGTGGAAGAAGCTCAAGGATCAAAAGCACCTATACAACGTATGGCTGATTATATCTCTGGGATTTTCGTGCCGATTGTAGTAGGGATTGCACTACTTGCCTTTATGGCTTGGTATTTACTTGTTGATCCAGGAAACCTGCCTCAAGCTCTTGAAGTCAGCATTGCTATTTTAGTGATCGCCTGCCCGTGTGCACTTGGTCTTGCAACCCCGACATCCATTATGGTTGGAACAGGTAAAGGAGCAGAACAGGGAATCTTGTTTAAAGGTGGAGAATACTTAGAAGGCGCACAAAGAATTGATGCTGTACTTCTTGATAAAACAGGAACGGTTACAAAAGGAAAACCAGAAGTGACGGATCTCAAAGAGTTAAAAGAAGGTTTTATTTCTGAAGTGATCTCCGCAGAGAAAAGCTCTGAACACCCTTTAGCGGAAGCTTTAGTTGAGTACGGAAACAAACAGAATATTCCTTTCATTGAACCGGAGTCCTTTCATGCTATTCCGGGTCATGGGATTGAAGCTGTTGTGAGTGGAAAAAACGTACTCGTCGGAACGAGAAAGCTCATGAGAGAAAAAGCAGTAGAATACACAGAGCACGAAGCCCTTCTTGAAGCATATGAGAACGAAGGAAAAACAGCCATGCTTGGAGCGGTAGATGGAGAGCTCGTTCTGATTGTAGCTGTAGCTGATACGGTTAAAGAAACATCAAAAAATGCGATTAACACTTTGAGAGATCAGGGTATTGAAGTGTATATGATCACAGGTGATAACAAGAGAACAGCACTTGCAATCGCACAAGAAGTAGGTATTAAAGAAGTATTTGCTGAGGTGTTACCCGAGGATAAAGCGCGTATCGTAAAAGAGCTTCAAGATAAGGGAAAAACAGTTGCGATGGTAGGTGATGGAATCAATGATGCTCCAGCACTCGCGACTGCTAACATCGGAATGGCGATCGGAACAGGGACAGATGTAGCGATCGAAGCAGCTGATGTCACGCTCGTTGGCGGGGATCTCAATCATATTCCAAAAGCGATAGAGTTAAGCCGAAAGACAATGCGGAATATTAGACAAAACTTATTTTGGGCATTGTTTTACAATACAGCAGGGATTCCAATCGCTGCATTCGGTTTGCTCGAACCTTGGGTTGCCGGAGCGGCTATGGCTTTTAGCTCTGTATCCGTTGTTACGAACGCATTGCGTTTAAAACGTTTAAACTTAAATAAAATTTAG
- the copZ gene encoding copper chaperone CopZ: METKTLNVEGMTCGHCKAAVTNALNELEGVKNVVVHLETGKVEVEVDSSKVTDEDMREAIEDQGYDVK; this comes from the coding sequence ATGGAAACAAAAACACTAAATGTAGAAGGTATGACTTGTGGACATTGTAAAGCAGCTGTAACAAATGCACTGAATGAACTAGAAGGAGTGAAAAACGTAGTGGTTCACTTAGAAACAGGAAAAGTGGAAGTTGAAGTGGATTCCTCGAAAGTGACAGATGAAGACATGCGTGAAGCGATTGAAGATCAAGGATATGATGTAAAGTAA
- the wrbA gene encoding NAD(P)H:quinone oxidoreductase — protein MANILVVYYSSYGHIHEMALAAAEGVTQVDGTKVKVVKVPEFEVTKKYMSQQDAYVKAQEAQADISEVTLDDLKWADGILWGIPTRYGMMPAQIKQLLDSAGSLWANGDLEGKPTAVITSSNTIHGGQESTAITSFVPLMHFGMIYVGLPYGENPEQMTSEGIGGSPYAASTVAGADGSQQPQDAEKTMATRLGKRVAKVAKALKGNL, from the coding sequence ATGGCTAACATTTTAGTTGTGTATTATAGTTCTTATGGTCATATTCATGAGATGGCACTAGCTGCAGCAGAGGGTGTAACACAAGTTGACGGTACGAAAGTTAAAGTCGTAAAAGTTCCTGAATTTGAAGTCACAAAAAAATATATGTCTCAACAAGATGCTTATGTAAAAGCACAAGAAGCACAGGCTGATATTTCTGAAGTTACATTAGATGATTTGAAATGGGCAGATGGCATTCTTTGGGGAATTCCGACGCGATATGGGATGATGCCAGCACAGATCAAACAATTGCTTGATTCTGCAGGAAGCCTTTGGGCGAATGGTGACTTAGAGGGTAAACCGACTGCCGTAATCACAAGTTCAAATACAATTCATGGTGGACAAGAATCTACCGCCATCACTTCTTTCGTTCCACTCATGCACTTCGGGATGATCTATGTAGGGCTTCCTTATGGAGAAAATCCAGAACAGATGACATCAGAAGGCATCGGTGGTTCACCGTACGCAGCTTCTACTGTCGCTGGAGCAGATGGTAGTCAACAGCCTCAGGATGCAGAAAAAACAATGGCTACTCGTTTAGGAAAACGCGTGGCAAAAGTGGCAAAAGCACTTAAAGGGAATCTATAG
- a CDS encoding phosphatase PAP2 family protein, translating into MRIIKKNILALCLLLSIPLLNIIYQVLNHGERGARQLITAVDHQIPFAEIFIVPYVLWYAFIFLMFVYFCVYDRAIYYRTLLSFCVGMLVCYVIYFFFQTTVPRPELVEGGILTKMVQYVYGADQPFNCFPSIHVLSSYLMILGIRHSKMWTIKKDIIVSTIAYSIILSTLFVKQHVVLDVVAGILLSSLLFKLFYYLEAETVFSFFKRMFKAKLQSTEKS; encoded by the coding sequence TTGCGTATCATAAAAAAGAATATTTTAGCATTATGTCTTCTCCTCTCTATCCCTTTACTGAATATAATTTATCAAGTATTAAATCATGGGGAACGCGGGGCGAGGCAACTTATTACAGCAGTGGATCACCAAATCCCATTTGCGGAGATTTTTATCGTACCTTATGTCCTTTGGTATGCTTTTATTTTTCTAATGTTTGTTTACTTTTGTGTTTATGACAGAGCCATTTATTATCGCACCTTATTAAGTTTTTGTGTTGGAATGCTGGTATGTTATGTGATTTACTTCTTTTTTCAAACCACTGTTCCTCGTCCGGAATTAGTTGAAGGTGGTATCCTCACAAAGATGGTTCAGTATGTGTATGGAGCTGACCAACCGTTCAACTGTTTTCCGAGTATCCATGTTTTAAGTAGTTATCTTATGATATTAGGGATACGCCATAGTAAGATGTGGACGATCAAAAAAGATATCATTGTATCAACTATCGCATACAGCATTATTTTGTCGACACTTTTCGTTAAACAGCATGTTGTATTGGATGTTGTAGCTGGGATTTTATTAAGCAGCCTGCTTTTCAAATTGTTCTATTATCTTGAGGCTGAAACGGTCTTCAGCTTTTTCAAACGAATGTTCAAAGCAAAACTGCAAAGCACAGAAAAAAGTTAA